DNA sequence from the Maribacter dokdonensis DSW-8 genome:
AGCTCTATATACGTAAAGCTCAAAAAGAAAATGATAATATTTAATTTATAACGATAACCAAGAGCTACCAAAACTGCCGATAAGCCACAAATTACAAAAATAAGGTAGGTATAAACACCTAATGGTTTTACCCATTCAAACCCGTAATAAGAAAAAAAGAATTTTGGTTTAATATAAAGTTTATCGATCCAGCCATAGCTCCAAAACCTAACAATACTAAAAAGCATCATCAGACCAAATAAAATACGAAAGACCGCCAAAGGGGCGGTCTCTATTGGAGCTTTTATATATTTAGCTATTAATGATTCCATTAATCACCATCGGCATCAACAAAATCAATACTAATACTCATTGCTGAAACCATATCTACCTTTAACATAGGTACGGCCTTTTGTACTTCATCATAAGCCAATAACATGGAGGTTGGCGGATTGCTGTTCTCTATTTCAGCTCTAAACGCAGAAAGATCAAGCACCATACTTTTTGCCGTATTAAATTGATCATTGATCAACGTAGACAAATCCTCTCCATTTTTTAGCGTGTTCAATGCATCCAGATAAGATGCCAAACTTTCACCTTGAGTACTTGAATTAAAATGATTACCGTTAAAAAAGTCTTGAACAGCAGATAAACCTTCTAAAAACAATTCGTTAGAAATAGTAGCTTCATAATAAGCCTCAACATTTCTAGGTAAGGTACTACCTGAAAAAACCCCTAAAGGAATTCCCATTTTACCAGCTCTTAAATACTTCTCGTAATAAAAAATATAGTCGTTCACCATACGATCAACAGATGCCGTAGATGATGCTCCGTCATTGGCAACAAATGTATCCCTGTAACCATTTGTCCAATCAGACACCACAGTTTCTGTCAAAGACTGCATATCCATCAAAACATCTTCGGTATATTGTAGGTAAGCCTCTTTGTTATCCCCACTATAGAAAGCAAGTATATCCGCATCGGTATCACCCAAGCCGTTCAATAAGTAATCTAAAGCAGGAAATCCTTTAGCGCTTCTGTTAGAGGATAAGGACAAGTCATAACTTCCATTTACAATAAATCCATCAATCTTCTCATTATCCGTTGGATATATATTCATGTTCAATTGAAACCCTACAGATTCGGCAGGACCAATTTCAAACATCTCTACATGTTGCCAAGATTTGTATGCGTTCAACCATGATGCACGCAAAGCAATTAAATTACCTTCATTGACATCTGCTTTAAACGTATTGAACGTATTCAATAAATCATCCATATCCGCAGTAAAAGCTTGATATGAAGGGATAATAATATTATCTGCCCAATTGACCAACATAGTACTGCGCTCAAAAGAAACCTCCTCTACCGGATCAACAATTACGCTATCATCGGTTTCACTATCATTGGAACATGCCCATACTAAGGCCAGAACACAAAGAATCCCAATAATCTTTTTCATCTATTATTTTTATTTATTCTAATTAAATGCAAAAATAAAAAAAGCAATTCATTCTAAATAAGATTGAATTGCTTTTTTTATCGACTTTAAACCAAATTATTCTGCAGCCTGCTCTAAGGTAAAATTAAACTTAGCCGCAATGTCAGCAGAAATAGCATCTAATGTAGTTGCTTCCACATCCCAAAGTCCGTTTTCTCCGTCATTCATTAAATCTACAAGAAACGCATCAACTTCTTCTTTTGTAAAATAAGGTTCACTAGAATTGGTTTTTCTTGTAAACTGAAGACTGTATACAAAACCGTAACCTTCAGATAAATCATGAAAAGCCCCACCATAATCAGGTGTTTCTTGATCTAAACTATTTTTACCTTGTTGTAAATAGTAAACAGCTCTAATACCGATAACTTCAGAAAGTTTCTCCCTAATTATTTCGGCTTGTGCATCTCTAACATCATATTGCTTAGCAACAATTGCAGCCCTACCTAATTTAAATGCTTGAAAAATTTCATCGGCAATGCCCGCAAAATCGTCATCTCCTTCTACTCTCCCAATATATTTATTTAAAAAGCTATCTGCACCTAAATCATCATTAGGATTTGCGGCATCTGCATTTAAACCATACACGTAACCGTAAGCCTCATCCCACTTATGTTCCATATTGGTATAAACTTCACCTTCAACTACTACATTAGCATCATTATCAGCAACGTTATCACCTTCATCCAACACGGCAGTACTTAAGTAATTATTTACTACTTGATCAATGGTAAGCGCTCCAATCAAACCTTTATTAAAAACTTGGTTATATTCCAACCCTTGCGCATTAATGTATCTAGTAGAAGAACCGTCTGCTATTTGCCCTGCCGTACCTGCTGCTGCTGCAACTTCCCAGTTTGGGAATACCTCATCTACTTGAGCAGAGATCCAACCATCAAAATCCGCTCTGATCACAGCTTGATCGGTAGCATTAGTTGCAAAGAAATCTGCAGAGGCAGCTGTTTTACTTCTCACACTTTTATCAGATGCATTTAAATCTGCATCTTCAAAATCGTTAGCGCCTTCTTCATGGGCATACATACTTAATATTTGCTCGGAAGTTGAAGTTACATCTGTAAATGCGCTCAAAATTTCGTCACCCATTTTTAATCTCGTAGTCTGACCACCAAAGCTAACAGTACTTTCATTATCCCTTGTAAATGTATAAGAATCTGGATTATCTATTGTAGATTCAATAGGGTCACAATCACCATCAACACATTCTGACAATTCTAATCCGTCATCATCGGAACTACATGAAATAAATATTAAACTAGCAATAGACGATAACAATAATAGGTTCTTTTTCATTTCTCTTTTATTAAGACTTATTTTAAATAATGCGCAAAACTATAACATGTTTTAACATTACACAACCTTATCTATATTAAATCTAAATAAATTTAACTTTTTAATAATGTAGCCAGAAGAAATACAACAAGTAATTAGTGATATTGGGAAAAAAGCTCGGTAGCTTTGTTATATGCCGCTTCAAAAGTCATGGCATTAACGCCGGTAACAACTTTTTGAGAGGTAAAATACGATAACATTTTCTCCGTAGGCATGTTACCGGTTAAATCGTCTTTGGCCATAGGACAGCCACCAAAACCTTGGATAGCACCATCAAACCGCTTACAGCCAGATTCATATGCCGCGGCAACTTTTTCATGCCATTTTGAGGGTGTGGTATGCAAGTGCGCACCAAACTCAATATTTGGGTATTTAGGGATTAAGTTGGAAAACAAATAAGAAATAGTTTCTGGATCAGATGACCCCACGGTATCTGACAACGATAATATTTTGGCACCCATTTTCGCCAGTCTTTCGGTCCATTCACCAACTATTTCAACATTCCAAGGATCACCATAAGGGTTACCAAAACCCATGGATATGTACGTTACCACTTCCTTATTCGCCGCATCGGCAATATTAAATATCTCTTGTAACGTTTCTACAGATTGAGCAATGGTTTTATGGGTATTTCTCATTTGAAAATTCTCGGAGATAGAAAAAGGAAAGCCCAAATAATCAACTTCAGCATGGGTAACAGCGTCTTCTGCACCACGAACATTTGCCACTATGGAAAGTAACTTAGATTTGGTTTTCGACAAATCCAATTTAGACAGAACCTCTGCAGTGTCCACCATTTGCGGAATTGCCTTTGGCGAAACAAAACTCCCAAAATCCAACGTATCAAAACCACAACCTAGTAAAGATTGTAAATACCTCACCTTTTCATCGGTAGGTATAAACTTCTTAATACCCTGCATAGCATCTCTAGGGCACTCTACTATTTTGATCTTTGAATTAAACATTATGTAAAAATACGAACTCTAAATAAGTAAATCCTATTAATATTTTAATAAAACTAACCTAAAACTAAATAAATCGCAATACCCATAAAAACAATTATCTGAATCCATTTTAAAACAAACCCTGTACGCTTATTGTTGGTTAAGAAGCTAGATATTTGACCAGCCAAAATGGCTATAGCGCCAAACACAAAAGATGAAACCAAAATAAAAAGAACACCCAGTGTATAAAACTGAATTACGTTATTTAAACTATCCGAAAAGAGAAAACCTGGAAAAAAGGCAAGAAAAAAAATGGTCACTTTTGGGTTTAGAACGTTCATTATAAAACCCTGTTTGAATAATGATAGCTTACTTTTCTTTTTTTCTTCTCCCACAATAGAAATAACATCACCGCCTTTATAGACCATAAAAGCCAAGTAGACTAAGTAAGCCGCCCCAAAAAATTTAATTATTGTAAAAAGAGTGGTGCTATTCTTAATAATTGCCGATACCCCAAATGCTAACAGCGTAGCATGTACCAAACAGCCTGTCATTAAACCTGCAACAACTGCCAAACCATATTTTTTACCATTACTAATACTCTGTATCAAAACAAATATATTATCCGGTCCTGGTGATAAAGCCAAAAAAAAAGTAGCCACAGAAAAGGCCATTAAAATTTCGTAGTTCAATATAATAGTGCCTTGGTTGATATGAAAATACAAATTACCATTATTTACAGCTATTTTTAATAACTTGTTTTAAAATAAAATACTATGAAAATTAAAGTACTTCTCTTACTAGTTTGTTTTACATTGGCATTTAATACATATGCCGATACCGAAGAAAACAATATAACCAACACCATGATTAAAAATGACAGCCTTTTAAGACATGCCGTATTCTTCAAATTCAAAGAAGGCACTACCGCTGAAGAGATAAAAAAGGTAGAAGATGCTTTTAGCGCCCTACCGTCAAAAATTGAACAGATCAAAGGTTACGAATGGGGACTCAACAACAGTCCAGAGGGATTAAACAAAGGGTTTACGCATGCATTTTTCCTAACTTTCAAAAGTGAAGAAGATCGTGCTATTTATTTGCCCCACCCAGACCATAAAGCTTTTGGAGCAATACTGACCCCATATTTAGATGATGTCTTTGTACTTGATTATTGGGTAAAATAACATACAACCAAGCTAAAAAAGAAAAGCCCTTGCACACAATGTACAAGGGCTTTTCATTTTTCAAGAGTTTATTACACCCTTTCTAAAATTGCCTCGTTTATAGCTTTTACCAAAGCAGGCCCTTCATATACAAAACCAGTCCACAATTGAATTAAATCTGCACCTGCATCTAACTTTTCTATAGCGTCATCTGCTGAATGTATACCACCTACACCGATAATAGGGAATGCTTTATTGCTTTTTTCTGCAAGAAAACGAATTACCTCTGTACTTCTATCTTTCAAAGGCGCACCACTGAGTCCGCCAGCTTCTTCCGTTATTAACGCATGAGATTTTAAATTTTCCCTAGAAATGGTAGTGTTTGTTGCAATAACACCATCAATACTGGTATCACTCACAATATCAATAATATCCAGCAATTGGCTATCGGTTAAATCTGGCGCTATCTTTAATAGAATTGGTTTACGTGCAACATCTTTACGTTTACTTTGCCTAGCGTTCTCCAATTGCAATTCATTGAGCAAAGCCGTTAATGGCTCTTTATCTTGTAATTCCCGTAAACCAGGTGTATTGGGAGAGCTCACGTTAACTACGAAATAGTCTACATGGTCAAAAAGGGCATCAAAACAAATGAGATAATCCTTTATAGCCTCATTATTGGGTGTCACCTTATTTTTACCAATATTACCACCTATAAGAACTTTATGGTTTTTCTTTAAATTTTCGACCGCTTCAAAAACACCATGGTTATTAAATCCCATTCTGTTGATAATTGCTTTATCCGCTTTTAATCGAAATAATCTTTTTTTAGGATTTCCTTCTTGTGGTTTAGGAGTCAATGTACCTATTTCTACAAAGCCAAATCCAAAATCCGATAATTCATTATAAAGCACCGCATTTTTATCAAAACCTGCCGCCAACCCCACAGGGTTCTTAAATTTCAATCCAAACAGTTCACGCTCCAAACGATTGTCCTCTACCGCGAACATGGATTTTATTACGCCCGATAAGCCGATTTTAGAAAAAAACTTAATGCTTGAAAAACTAAGGTAATGAACTTTTTCTGGGTCTAACAGAAACAAAAGAGGTCTAATAAAAAGCCTGTACATGTATATATTTTAGAAGCCGCAAAAATACAAACTGTAAATGAGAAAGTTAAGTAATAGTTTATCAGTTTTTGTCAACAATGCTATCGGTATATACCATTGGAACAACTACATAAGGTGAACGGTATGCCTGTTTACACAAAGATTGGTACAATTCATATTGTTTGGAGTTGAACAATGTCAACATCCGTTTATCTATCATAGCCTGTACCCTACCCATGCTATCCATTACACTTTTATATTTATCTGCAAGCTGTCTTAATTCTGTTTCGCTACTTTGTGGATGCCTCTCTTTAACATTTTGTAATTCATTATTCAAAACATCGTTTCTATACTTTAATTCTGCACTAAAACTTACCAGTTTTTCATGTTGCATTTCGTTTAACTGAAATATTTCAGAAATAATTGAATCATTGGTAACACCAACCCCTAAAACGCAATCTGCCTGTGAATGTACCCTAGCACTTATCAAAATAATTACGGACCATATTATATACCTAAATCTTTTCATGATTACCACTATAGAATCTAACGTTTACCAATTTACAATTTATAAGCTTATTTTTGATAAAACCATTTTACAATGCAGCATATAATTGACCGTTTTATTAGCTATGTCACTATAGATACGCAAAGCGATTCTTCATCTAATACCACACCAAGCACAAAAAAACAATGGAATCTGGCAAACAAATTAGTTGATGAGCTACGTGCAATAGGATTAACCGATGTCACAATTGATGACAATGCATATATTATGGCAACCCTGCCATCTAATGTAGACCACCAGGTACCTACCATAGGTTTTATTGCGCATTTTGACACATCACCAGACTTTTCTGGCTCCAATGTAAAGCCACAGGTAATTGAAAATTATGACGGAAAGGATATTATCTTAAATAAGGAAAAAGATATTGTGCTCTCTTCATCATATTTTGATGATCTCTTACAATACATAGGGCAAACCATTATTACCACAGGTGGCACTACACTTTTAGGTGCAGATGATAAAGCAGGTATTACTGAAATAGTAACTGCAATGGAGTATTTGATAAACAATCCGGATATTAAACACGGTCCAATTAGAATAGGATTTACTCCGGATGAAGAAATAGGTAGAGGCGCACACAAATTCGATGTTGAAAAATTTGGTGCAGAATGGGCCTATACAATGGATGGAAGCCAAATTGGCGAATTGGAGTATGAAAACTTTAATGCTGCGGGTGCTAAAATTACCGTTAGTGGCAAAAGTGTGCACCCTGGCTACGCAAAAGGAAAAATGGTTAATGCCCTACTCATTGCAAATTATATTATAAGTGAATTTCCAAAACATGAAATACCACAAGAAACAGACGGCAGAGATGGCTTTTTCCATATACATCATATAAACGGTGAAATTGAGCATGCAACTGTAGAGCTTATCATTAGAGACCATGATCTAAAGCGATTTAATGAGCGTAAGCAGTTAGTGCAAGATATTGTTAAAAGGTATAACAATGAATATGATAATTGTATTGAACTAGAATTGAAGGATCAATATTTTAATATGAAAGAAAAGGTAGAGCCTGTTTTTCATATTGTAGAAACCGCGAAAAAAGCTATGGAAGATATAGGCATAAAACCTATAATTAAACCAATAAGGGGCGGTACAGATGGATCACAACTAAGTTACATGGGTTTACCATGCCCTAATATTTTTGCTGGCGGACATAACTTCCATGGAAAATATGAGTACGTACCCGTAGAAAGCATGCAAAAAGCAGTGGAAGTCATTGTGCGTATTTGCCAATTAACAGCAAATCAATAACAGTATGGACAGGCAAGAAAAAATAGATAATTTCTACAATGAAGAACATCAATATAAAACTGGTGTAGCTATTTTAAGAAAGCTTGCTTTAGCTTGTAAATTAAAAGAAACATATAAGTGGAGCTTCCCTACGTATACAACACAAGACAAAAATGTTATTGCCATTTGTAAATTTAAGTCGCATTTTGGTATATGGTTCTTTAACGGCGTGTTTTTAAAGGACTCACACAAAGTATTGGAAAATGCACAAGAAGGAAAAACCAAGGCAATGCGGCATTGGAAGTTTTCTTCAACGTCTGAAATTGACCATAACGTTGTTGCAGCTTACATTCAAGAAGCTATAGTAAATCAAAAAAAGGGACTGGCATTAAAAGTGGAAAGAAAGCCCAAAACAAAAATTGTAATTCCTACCCACCTAGCTATTGCCATTGAACATAATGATGACTTAAAGACTGCCTTTAACAAATTAACCTATTCCAAACAAAAGGATTACGCCGAATATATTGCAACTGCAAAACAAGAAAAAACGAAACTATCTAGATTAGAAAAGATAGTTCCGTTGATATTAAATGGTTTAGGCCTTAATGATAAATACCGTAGATAGTTCTTTTTATAATTTAGGTAGGTTCCAACCATTATGATAGTTAGCCTTTAAAAACTGGTTTGCTTCTTCATTTTTAAATTTACCGGCCATTGGATCCCAGTAAATTCTATTACCGGTTTTAAAGGCCACATTACCCATATGTGAAACCAAAGCGGCATCATAACCCACTTTAATTGGTGCATTTAGTTTAGCGTTATCCCTACTTTTTACCGCTTCTATAAAATTCTGGGTATGCAGATCCAACCCATTGAATTCACCTTTGGTATGTGAAACCGCTTCTAGCTTAGGAATACCATCTTTACCCCAGCCCTGAAATTCAGTTTCAGGTATTACTTCCCAGCCACCTCTATCAACAACCAGAGTACCATTATTACCTATAAATGCTATTCCATGATTTCTACCATAG
Encoded proteins:
- the pepT gene encoding peptidase T, producing MQHIIDRFISYVTIDTQSDSSSNTTPSTKKQWNLANKLVDELRAIGLTDVTIDDNAYIMATLPSNVDHQVPTIGFIAHFDTSPDFSGSNVKPQVIENYDGKDIILNKEKDIVLSSSYFDDLLQYIGQTIITTGGTTLLGADDKAGITEIVTAMEYLINNPDIKHGPIRIGFTPDEEIGRGAHKFDVEKFGAEWAYTMDGSQIGELEYENFNAAGAKITVSGKSVHPGYAKGKMVNALLIANYIISEFPKHEIPQETDGRDGFFHIHHINGEIEHATVELIIRDHDLKRFNERKQLVQDIVKRYNNEYDNCIELELKDQYFNMKEKVEPVFHIVETAKKAMEDIGIKPIIKPIRGGTDGSQLSYMGLPCPNIFAGGHNFHGKYEYVPVESMQKAVEVIVRICQLTANQ
- a CDS encoding Dabb family protein; the encoded protein is MIKNDSLLRHAVFFKFKEGTTAEEIKKVEDAFSALPSKIEQIKGYEWGLNNSPEGLNKGFTHAFFLTFKSEEDRAIYLPHPDHKAFGAILTPYLDDVFVLDYWVK
- a CDS encoding imelysin family protein, with amino-acid sequence MKKIIGILCVLALVWACSNDSETDDSVIVDPVEEVSFERSTMLVNWADNIIIPSYQAFTADMDDLLNTFNTFKADVNEGNLIALRASWLNAYKSWQHVEMFEIGPAESVGFQLNMNIYPTDNEKIDGFIVNGSYDLSLSSNRSAKGFPALDYLLNGLGDTDADILAFYSGDNKEAYLQYTEDVLMDMQSLTETVVSDWTNGYRDTFVANDGASSTASVDRMVNDYIFYYEKYLRAGKMGIPLGVFSGSTLPRNVEAYYEATISNELFLEGLSAVQDFFNGNHFNSSTQGESLASYLDALNTLKNGEDLSTLINDQFNTAKSMVLDLSAFRAEIENSNPPTSMLLAYDEVQKAVPMLKVDMVSAMSISIDFVDADGD
- a CDS encoding quinone-dependent dihydroorotate dehydrogenase — encoded protein: MYRLFIRPLLFLLDPEKVHYLSFSSIKFFSKIGLSGVIKSMFAVEDNRLERELFGLKFKNPVGLAAGFDKNAVLYNELSDFGFGFVEIGTLTPKPQEGNPKKRLFRLKADKAIINRMGFNNHGVFEAVENLKKNHKVLIGGNIGKNKVTPNNEAIKDYLICFDALFDHVDYFVVNVSSPNTPGLRELQDKEPLTALLNELQLENARQSKRKDVARKPILLKIAPDLTDSQLLDIIDIVSDTSIDGVIATNTTISRENLKSHALITEEAGGLSGAPLKDRSTEVIRFLAEKSNKAFPIIGVGGIHSADDAIEKLDAGADLIQLWTGFVYEGPALVKAINEAILERV
- a CDS encoding LysE family translocator, giving the protein MNYEILMAFSVATFFLALSPGPDNIFVLIQSISNGKKYGLAVVAGLMTGCLVHATLLAFGVSAIIKNSTTLFTIIKFFGAAYLVYLAFMVYKGGDVISIVGEEKKKSKLSLFKQGFIMNVLNPKVTIFFLAFFPGFLFSDSLNNVIQFYTLGVLFILVSSFVFGAIAILAGQISSFLTNNKRTGFVLKWIQIIVFMGIAIYLVLG
- a CDS encoding YdeI/OmpD-associated family protein, giving the protein MDRQEKIDNFYNEEHQYKTGVAILRKLALACKLKETYKWSFPTYTTQDKNVIAICKFKSHFGIWFFNGVFLKDSHKVLENAQEGKTKAMRHWKFSSTSEIDHNVVAAYIQEAIVNQKKGLALKVERKPKTKIVIPTHLAIAIEHNDDLKTAFNKLTYSKQKDYAEYIATAKQEKTKLSRLEKIVPLILNGLGLNDKYRR
- a CDS encoding DUF4856 domain-containing protein, giving the protein MKKNLLLLSSIASLIFISCSSDDDGLELSECVDGDCDPIESTIDNPDSYTFTRDNESTVSFGGQTTRLKMGDEILSAFTDVTSTSEQILSMYAHEEGANDFEDADLNASDKSVRSKTAASADFFATNATDQAVIRADFDGWISAQVDEVFPNWEVAAAAGTAGQIADGSSTRYINAQGLEYNQVFNKGLIGALTIDQVVNNYLSTAVLDEGDNVADNDANVVVEGEVYTNMEHKWDEAYGYVYGLNADAANPNDDLGADSFLNKYIGRVEGDDDFAGIADEIFQAFKLGRAAIVAKQYDVRDAQAEIIREKLSEVIGIRAVYYLQQGKNSLDQETPDYGGAFHDLSEGYGFVYSLQFTRKTNSSEPYFTKEEVDAFLVDLMNDGENGLWDVEATTLDAISADIAAKFNFTLEQAAE
- a CDS encoding hydroxymethylglutaryl-CoA lyase translates to MFNSKIKIVECPRDAMQGIKKFIPTDEKVRYLQSLLGCGFDTLDFGSFVSPKAIPQMVDTAEVLSKLDLSKTKSKLLSIVANVRGAEDAVTHAEVDYLGFPFSISENFQMRNTHKTIAQSVETLQEIFNIADAANKEVVTYISMGFGNPYGDPWNVEIVGEWTERLAKMGAKILSLSDTVGSSDPETISYLFSNLIPKYPNIEFGAHLHTTPSKWHEKVAAAYESGCKRFDGAIQGFGGCPMAKDDLTGNMPTEKMLSYFTSQKVVTGVNAMTFEAAYNKATELFSQYH